The genomic segment AATCCGCTATAGTATCTTTCAAGATATGGTCGCAGGGAATGAAAAACCTATTATAAAGGTTTAGACAGGAGAGAATTAGTATGACGTCGGGAGCTCCAAAACGCCTTTTTAGCGCTGAACGTAAATTAAAACAACGTGTCGCAGCGAAAACGGGTGCGGCTGTGGCCACGACCGCGGTTGATCCATCCGGTATTTCAAATGAAGACTTGATGCTTGAAATCAAGGCTTTGAAATCCGAAATGATGATGCGCACGGCGCAAGCCTTGGATGAAGCTCATCACAGTGGAGATAAAATCAAAGAACGTCGTGAAGAGCTTGATGAAGCCCAAGAAGAATTAGACGGCAAGCTTGATGAAGTAAACCTGTTGCGCACAGAGGTGCGCGCCCTGTCTCGCAGTATTCACGATACAAAACGCGAAATCAAAGCCTTGGGGATGAATGAGGAAGATAAATTCTCTGTCGTTACCAATGAGCTGGACCAAATTGTTGGCGCAACTGAGCGTGCGACAGAAACAATTTTGAACTCTGCTGAGAAAATCGACGATTTGGCCCAACAATTGCGCCAACATTCACCAGACCAGTTTGTGACCCAGCTCACAGACGAAATTTTGGAAAATACCATTGGTATGTTTGAAGCCTGTAACTTCCAGGATTTATGTGGTCAGCGTACAACCAAAGTCGTCAATACCCTTAAGTTCATTGAAGATCGTGTTGAGCGTATGATGGAAATTTGGGGTGAAGATAACTTTGATACGGTTGATCATCCTGATGCGGTTCTTGATGCAGAAGGTAATCGTTCGCCCCATGGTGAAGAACTCCATGGCCCAGCTGATCATGGCGGTGGTATTTCACAGGCCGATATTGACGCGCTGTTTGACTAATTTTTACAGAACAGAACTCCAAGAAAACCACTGTCGAAAATGCCAGTGGTTTTTTTATTTCTGATTTCGCCTTTTTCTTTGCAGCCATTGGCGAAAGCGCATAGATTGGGGCAACTCTTTCTTTTCGAATTTTGATGGCTAGTTATGACTAAATCTTCAGACACAAACACAATGTGGGGCGGTCGCTTCTCCGGTGGCCCGAGCGCAATTATGGAAAAAATCAACGCTTCGATTGATTTTGACAAACGCTTTTATGCTCAAGATATTGCGGGCTCAAAAGCCCATTGTGCCATGCTGGTTAAACAAGGCATCTTAAATGCAGAAGATGGCAAAGCCATAACCGAGGGCCTTGAGAAGGTCTTAAGCGAAATTGAAGCTGGTGAATTTAAATTTTCCGCCGCCCTTGAAGATATCCATATGAATGTGGAAAACCGTTTGCGTGAACTTATCGGCGATGCTGCTGGGCGTCTTCATACTGCGCGTTCACGCAATGATCAGGTGGCAACGGATTTTCGCCTTTGGGTGCGCGATGCCATGGACCGCCTTGATGAAGGTTTAAAGGTTTTACAACAAGCCTTGATTGAACGCGCTGAAGAACAAGTTGATACCATCCTGCCCGGTTTTACCCATCTCCAAGCAGCCCAGCCTGTCTCTCTTGGTCACCACCTGCTGGCCTATGTTGAAATGGTTGGGCGGGATCGCTCGCGTGTGCGCGATGCCCGTGCGCGCTTAAACGAATCGCCATTGGGCTCAGCTGCCCTTGCAGGCACACCTTATCCGATTGATCGCCACCATACGGCTGAATTATTGGGTTTTGATGGGCCAATGCGAAACTCCCTTGATGGGGTGTCTGATCGTGATTTCGCCCTTGAATATCTGTCTGCGGCATCCATCTGTGCGGTGCATCTTTCGCGCTTGTCTGAAGAATTGGTGATCTGGTCTTCGGCGCAATTTGGTTTTGTGCGTATGTCTGATAGTTTCTCAACGGGCTCTTCCATCATGCCACAAAAGAAAAACCCCGATGCGGCAGAGCTGATCCGCTCTAAAATCGGGCGCGTTGTGGGGGATCTTAATAGCCTCATGATCTCTATGAAGGGGCTGCCACTGGCTTATTCCAAAGACATGCAAGAAGATAAAGAACCTGTCTTTGATGCAGCAGATACTATTGAGCTGAGCGTTGCGGTGATGACCGGTATGATTGCTGAAATGACGGTGAATAAAGAGACAATGCGCGAAAGTGCGGGTTGGGGCTTTACCACCGCAACCGATCTGGCAGACTGGCTGGTGCGTGAACTGGGCATGCCGTTTCGCAATGCCCACCATGTGACAGGTGCGATTGTAAAACTGGCTGAAGATAAGGGCTGTGATCTGGCGGACCTGTCTTTGGCAGAAATGCAAAGCGTGGACGGGGGCATCACCAATGCGGTTTATGATGTCCTAACGCTTGAAGCTTCTGTGGGCTCACGCACATCATATGGCGGCACGGCCCCTGTAAATGTGCGCGAACAAGCCGCAGATGCGCGCAAACGTTTTTTATAAGAGAGGCTCAAGATGATGCTGCGTAAACTTCTCCTGCTTGTTTTGTTTATTGCCTTTACCTCCTCGCTTAGTGCATGTGGGCGTAAAAACCAGCCCGTTGCACCAGAAGGGGCTGATCCGCAATATCCGCGTAGCTATCCAGCTCCTCTGCCTGTTCCAAACAGTAAATAAAGAAGAAAATTATGGATCATTTTCAGTATAAAAACGGCGCCCTCTTTGCAGAAGACGTTGCGCTGAGCGAAATTGCCAAAGAAGTCGGCACACCGTTTTATGTTTATTCCCAAGCCACGCTTGAGCGTCACTATGAAGTGTTTGCCGAGGCGGTTAAAGACATTGATGCGACCATCTGTTTTGCCGTGAAAGCCAACTCCAACATTGCAGTTATCAAGACCTTGGCGGATTTGGGTGCAGGTGCAGATGTGGTTTCTGTTGGTGAATTAAAACGTGCACTGAAAGCAGGCGTTCCTGCTGATCGGATCGTTTATTCCGGTGTGGGTAAAAGCCGAAGCGAGCTGGAATTTGCCGTTCAAACAGGTATTCGCCAGATTAATGTGGAATCAGAAGAAGAGCTTGAACTGTTAAGCGAGGTTGCTGCGGCCCATGATGTGCGTATGCCCATTGTGTTGCGGGTCAACCCGGATGTGGATGCCAAAACTCATGCCAAAATTTCTACAGGCAAAAGCGATAATAAATTCGGCATTGATTGGACGCGCGCGGTTGAAGTTTACCAACGTGCCAGCAATATGGCAGGCGTGGCACCAAAAGGTCTGGCGTGCCACATCGGGTCACAATTAACCGACCTTGAGCCATTTCGCGCTGCTTTTCGCCGCATGAAAGAAATGGTTGGCGAACTACGCGGCCTTGGCTTGGATGTTAGCCGTGTTGATCTGGGCGGTGGTCTGGGTATCCCTTATGATGAGCGCGAAACCCCGCTGCCGATTGAATATGGTAAACTGGTTGTTGAAGAACTTGGTGATCTGAATGTGGAGTTCGAGTTTGAGCCGGGCCGTATGATTGCGGGGAATGCCGGGCTTTTGGTCAGTGAAGTGATCTATGTTAAAAAAGCACCGAGCAAGACCTTTGCCATTATCGATTCTGCCATGAACGATCTAATGCGCCCTTCACTTTATGATGCCTATCACGCCATCGTGCCGCTTGTTGAGGCTGAACATGTGGATGATATGCAGTCTTACGATATTGTTGGGCCGATTTGTGAAACAGGCGATACTTTTGCCAAAGACCGTCAGCTCACCCGTCTTGAAAGTGGTGATCTCATCGCTTTTAGAACATCGGGTGCTTATGGCGCGACCATGTCAAATACCTATAACTCACGCGCACTTATTCCTGAAGTGATGGTGAAAGGCGATAAATTCGCCGTTATTCGCCGCCGCATTGAGATTGAAGAACAGATGGATATGGAAAGCCTGCCTGATTGGCAATCGTAGGGCCTTTTTTCACAAAGACTTGTATAGCCATCAAGGGCGTCACGGTTTACTCTTTATCATAAGAAAACAGTGATAGGCCCTTGATGAGCAAACAGGAACAACAGGTCGAATTTGAACCCTCCATGCTGAGACAACTTCAGCATTTGGTGTTCTGGACCCGTTGTGTCTTGTTATGGGAGGCGCTCTGGCCGCGTCTCTGGCCTTTTTTGATCGCAATCAGCTGCTTGTTGATTGTCATCCTGTTTGATCTTCTCCCCCTTTTAAATGCCTCACTTCATGTACTTGTTCTGGGCGTGGCCCTGTTGGGCTGTGGGGGCTTGGCCTTTTTGGGCGTGAAGGACCTTGTTTGGCCCAGCGAGAAAGAAGCCCTTGTGCGCCTTGAGCGTGATAATGCTCTTGAAAATCAGCCTCTTATGGCTTTGCTGGACCAACCCGTAGCGCTCAATCAGTCAAAGTTTGCCATGCAGGTATGGATATATCACCAAGACCGTATGGCAGCGGCCTTAAAAGAGATCAAACGGCCTTGGCCACGGTCTTATCTTTATAAGCGTGATCCGTATTCCTTGCGCGCAGGCTTGATTTTGCTTCTTTTTTTAGGTGGGGTTGAAGCCCGCTTTGATACATCTGATCGGTTTATAC from the Candidatus Terasakiella magnetica genome contains:
- the argH gene encoding argininosuccinate lyase — its product is MTKSSDTNTMWGGRFSGGPSAIMEKINASIDFDKRFYAQDIAGSKAHCAMLVKQGILNAEDGKAITEGLEKVLSEIEAGEFKFSAALEDIHMNVENRLRELIGDAAGRLHTARSRNDQVATDFRLWVRDAMDRLDEGLKVLQQALIERAEEQVDTILPGFTHLQAAQPVSLGHHLLAYVEMVGRDRSRVRDARARLNESPLGSAALAGTPYPIDRHHTAELLGFDGPMRNSLDGVSDRDFALEYLSAASICAVHLSRLSEELVIWSSAQFGFVRMSDSFSTGSSIMPQKKNPDAAELIRSKIGRVVGDLNSLMISMKGLPLAYSKDMQEDKEPVFDAADTIELSVAVMTGMIAEMTVNKETMRESAGWGFTTATDLADWLVRELGMPFRNAHHVTGAIVKLAEDKGCDLADLSLAEMQSVDGGITNAVYDVLTLEASVGSRTSYGGTAPVNVREQAADARKRFL
- the lysA gene encoding diaminopimelate decarboxylase, producing MDHFQYKNGALFAEDVALSEIAKEVGTPFYVYSQATLERHYEVFAEAVKDIDATICFAVKANSNIAVIKTLADLGAGADVVSVGELKRALKAGVPADRIVYSGVGKSRSELEFAVQTGIRQINVESEEELELLSEVAAAHDVRMPIVLRVNPDVDAKTHAKISTGKSDNKFGIDWTRAVEVYQRASNMAGVAPKGLACHIGSQLTDLEPFRAAFRRMKEMVGELRGLGLDVSRVDLGGGLGIPYDERETPLPIEYGKLVVEELGDLNVEFEFEPGRMIAGNAGLLVSEVIYVKKAPSKTFAIIDSAMNDLMRPSLYDAYHAIVPLVEAEHVDDMQSYDIVGPICETGDTFAKDRQLTRLESGDLIAFRTSGAYGATMSNTYNSRALIPEVMVKGDKFAVIRRRIEIEEQMDMESLPDWQS
- a CDS encoding lipoprotein; its protein translation is MMLRKLLLLVLFIAFTSSLSACGRKNQPVAPEGADPQYPRSYPAPLPVPNSK